The segment CCACAACGCCATTGGATTGCGGACGACGTTCGCCTGCCGTTTGGAATTTTTGCTGGATGTTTTTGAATTCGGATTATGAACCAGGGCGATGCGATCACCAGACAGATTGAACAATCGAAACTTACTTCCCGGATTAGGAATTTTTGTCGCCACTCGCTCAGACCAGGTTCGTCCCCGGTCGGATGATTCATGTCGATCAAGATGCCCTTTACCGTCAGCTCGAACCAGCATGACGAGGCGACCGTCAGTTAGTTCGGCCACATTGTTTTCACCCCAACCCGCCAGAGGTTCAGTCAGTTTTGATTGGGTCCAGGTTTTCCCTTGATCATTACTGATGAGTACTCCATTCCGGCAAAGCATCGGTTTGGTTTGAAAGATGGACTTCGAGGCATCTCCATCGAAAGCATACGTTTGAAATGGCAGGATCCACTCTCCCCAGGAGGCACGATACAGGTTGCGAATGAATGTCTTGCGTGGAAGCGGAGTAAAGGGTTGCAGCTCTCCCCAAGTCTGTCCATTGTCTTCGCTGGCAATCGTATGCACCGTCCAGTTTTCGAATCGGCCATCATGCACACTCACGAAAAGAGTAATCGTGTCTTCATGCACGATCGCTTCGGTTAACAGACAAGCTTTGTCCTTTAACTTGAGAACTTCTTCGTCGCGCAACCAGGTCTCCCCCTGATCGCTGGATCGGCAGAGTCGGATATGATTGTTAACGTCGGGCTCGAACGTTCCCCCAGTGACGAAGAAGACGCCCATTTCGCCATTAGGCAGATATCGCAACACCTGATCCACGCAGCAATGGTTGGGCGGAATCCCCTTGTAGACGAGACTCTTCCGATCAACGGAAGGAAATCCTTCTGCACGTAGCGGGGCAGTTATTGTTCCGCTCAGAACAATAACTGCCATCATCAGCAGGACAATCGAACGGGCTACGTGAGTCCGTAGAATTTTCGTTAAGCACATGGAATCAATTCGCGTTTCATCGAAGTTCATATTAGAGGTTTGCAGTTCGCACTCCGCAGTTTGTAGTCCGCAGTCTGTAGTCCATTGAACTGGCTCAGCTCAGTTTTTGCCAGTTGGTTGAGTCGAGTGCATTCAGAATGGCCAAATTCGCTTTCAGTGTTTGGTACCCGTCTTCCAGAGAACAAAGAGGTTCCGCTTTGCCTTCGCACAGATCAACAAACGCCTCTGCCTGAGCGACGAATCCATCGTCCCGTTCCATCGGTGGGAACTCTACGTGGGTCCAATGCCCCGCCGGATCGACCTGCCACGACCAACGGAACTCAGTCGGTTCGTACCTTAGGGTTCCCTCTGTACAGGCGACGGTGAGGACCATGTCGTTGGGGGCCTGATACTGATTTAACGTGTAACTGGCCATGACATTATTATGCCGCGCGATGACATGCACCGTGTCTTCGACTTCAACACCTTCGAGAACCTTATGGTCTGCGTCCGCGACTAACTTCGTGATGGGTCCAATCAACCATTCACAATAGTTGAGCCCATGCGTGAGCGCATCCTGAATCGCGCCTCCTCCTGTCGCTCGGTTGTTGTAATAAATTTCTTTATACGCAGGGCGGTAGAAGGGAAAATGCTGGCCACTGGTAAAGACGAGTTGCACCGGCTTGCCAAATCGTTCCGATTGAATTGTTTTACGAAAATCCTGAAGGATCGGATTGGCGCGGGTGACATAGGCAACTGCGACGGGAAGGTTCTTTTCTTTGACCGTGGTAATTAGTTTGTCGATACCGTCGAAGTTGGTACTGAGCGGTTTCTCAATCAGCACGGGAATACCACGATCGGCGCAGGCTTGTGCCATGGGAATGTGCAGATGGGCGGGAGTGCAGATCACAACCATGTCGGGCTTAGAGTCGAGCGCCTTGTCGAAATCGGTGAAGCAGTCGCCGAGTTTATATTTTTCTTTCAAACTCGCCACTAATGATTCATTCACATCACAGATACTGGCGGTCACCCGGCTAGTATCAAGAAAGCAGCGGAGGTGACGTTCCCCAATGGAACCGCCACCAACTATAAGAGCCTGTTTCATGGAATTGTCTTCAATATCAGATGATTGTCAGATTGGATTTAGACGCAATAACCGGATACAGTATCAAAACTTCGGACATCGACCGGTCCTATTTTCGGTTGCTTACAATCGATGTACTCCTGACGAATTATGATCTTTTCTCTCTCAGTATTCAATTTCAAATAACGAGACAGCCGATCATTATTCAAGACTAATTACTTAGAAAGCTCTCATCGTGCGTGCGGCAATC is part of the Polystyrenella longa genome and harbors:
- a CDS encoding sialidase family protein produces the protein MCLTKILRTHVARSIVLLMMAVIVLSGTITAPLRAEGFPSVDRKSLVYKGIPPNHCCVDQVLRYLPNGEMGVFFVTGGTFEPDVNNHIRLCRSSDQGETWLRDEEVLKLKDKACLLTEAIVHEDTITLFVSVHDGRFENWTVHTIASEDNGQTWGELQPFTPLPRKTFIRNLYRASWGEWILPFQTYAFDGDASKSIFQTKPMLCRNGVLISNDQGKTWTQSKLTEPLAGWGENNVAELTDGRLVMLVRADGKGHLDRHESSDRGRTWSERVATKIPNPGSKFRLFNLSGDRIALVHNPNSKTSSKNSKRQANVVRNPMALWISKDDLQTWGYQRTLTDFPGMLAYPDGEVDPEEKFIHFVFDYNRHDVIYWGAALPAKEEVSE
- a CDS encoding Gfo/Idh/MocA family protein, with product MKQALIVGGGSIGERHLRCFLDTSRVTASICDVNESLVASLKEKYKLGDCFTDFDKALDSKPDMVVICTPAHLHIPMAQACADRGIPVLIEKPLSTNFDGIDKLITTVKEKNLPVAVAYVTRANPILQDFRKTIQSERFGKPVQLVFTSGQHFPFYRPAYKEIYYNNRATGGGAIQDALTHGLNYCEWLIGPITKLVADADHKVLEGVEVEDTVHVIARHNNVMASYTLNQYQAPNDMVLTVACTEGTLRYEPTEFRWSWQVDPAGHWTHVEFPPMERDDGFVAQAEAFVDLCEGKAEPLCSLEDGYQTLKANLAILNALDSTNWQKLS